The genomic region ATGGTGCAGAATAGGGCAAGCCCCACACGATTAAACCCAGACATGGATTCCCCCGGTGCAATATTCCCGTATTGGGAATGGTCCCAATTGGAGATCGCAAAATCAGGGTGGATTAAGGCGGCGCAGCTCCACCAAGATTCCAATGCAATTATACCTTATAGGGGGGGAGATTGCCAGGGGCTGCAGACGGCGCCCGGCGGTGGAAAAATCCGGCCAAGAAGTCTATAATTAAATGGTTAGGCCGTACATCCACTGATGGCAGCAGAATCCCACCTGGAGGTCTCTATGACACGGCATCGCTTGATGGCCATCCTCCCGATCTTCTCTCTCATCGCGGCGATTGGGCTGGCGCCGGTATGGGGGAATGACTTGAATCTCAACGAGTTACGATATCAGACCCCCGCTCCGACCGGCCGCATCATCATTAAATTCGCGGAGGGGTCGGGTTTGGCGGTGGAGAACGGCTTACTGCGACCTGACGCGCCCGATGCCCCTCGGGTCGCCGCACTGCTGCGGCGGGCCGCGGCCGCTTTCCGGCTGGAACGTCATTTCTCCAGGGATGCGGCGGCACTCGATGCCGAACGCCGGGCGGGGCAGGGCCGGGTGGGCAGTCGGCTGCCTAACCTCAACCGGTATGCGCGGTTAACGCCTTTGATCCCTTCGGATTTCTCATCGCGCGAAGCGCTTCTGGGGATTCTCAAGGCGCTCTGGGCCGATCCAGCGATAGAAACAGCCTTTCTGGAGCCGAGAGCCGTTCCGGCGGCCCTTGGCTTTGATGCCTTCGCCGGGACCTTTGATGCCGGAGCGGCCTTCGCGGGGCGGCTCCAGGAACGGAGCCCCGATTACACCCCTCAGCAAGGGTACCTCGATCCGGCCCCCGACGGGGTCGATGCCGAGGGGGTCTGGGCCACGGCCGGCGGGCGGGGTCAATCCGTCAAGGTCCTCGATATCGAGGGGGCCTGGCTTTGGGATCACGAAGATCTCCCCGCGCCCTTCTTCACGGCGGGGGGCGCGATCGAGGACGAAGGCTGGCGCAACCATGGAACCGCTGTGGCGGGGGAGATCCGTGCGATCGGCAATCTTTACGGCGTCACCGGGATCAGCCATGAGGTCCAGATCGGCGGCGTCTCGATCGCCGAACTCGGCACCGCCGATGCGATCAACACCGCGGCGGCCAACCTCGACCCGGGCGACATCTTTCTGATCGAGCTGCATGCCCCCGGTCCCAATGCGACGGGGCAGGGGCAGTTCGGTTATGTCTGCATGGAGTTTTGGCAGGATGTTTTTGACGCGATCCTTGTCGCCTCCGCCAACGGCCGCATCTGCTGCGAGGCGGCGGGGAACGGGCAGCAGGATTTTGACGACGCGGTTTATATGGGGCTCTTCGACCGGAATGTCCGCGACTCGGGCGCCATTATCTGCGGCGCGTCGAACGGCGGCGCCCTCGAACCGGCCGGTTTTACAAATTACGGCGCGCGCGTCGATCTGCACGGCTGGGGTTACAGTGTTTGTACAACCGGATACGGGAATCTTCAGGGCGGGGATGAGATCGAATGGTATACCGATACCTTCAGCGGCACCTCCAGCGCCTCTCCGATCGTCACCGGATCGGTGGCGTCGCTGCAGGGAATGGTAAAGGCGGCCTTCGGGATCCCATTAAATGCGCGACTGGCGCGGGACATTCTCGTGGCGACGGGCACCCCGCAGGAGGGGACGGATCATATCGGGCCCCGGCCGAATCTGACCGCCGCCTGGGCTGAGGCGCAAAATGGTATCGGCGCCGTAGCGGGAACCGTCACCGACGCCGCTTCAGGGCTGCCGATCCCCGATGTGACGGTGACGGCGCTTGAAACCGGGGCCTTCGCCGTGACGGGCGCCGGCGGCGTTTACAGCCTGCCTTTTCAATCGGGTACCTATACATTACTTTTCACCTCGTTCTTCTACGCCTCCGCGACCGAACCGGTCATCATTACCACCGGGAATACGTCGATTGTCGATGTGGCATTGACCGCGGCGCCCACGATCGAGATCGGCGGTGTGGTCTATGCCGACGACGCTTACACAGAGCTTGAGAATGTCCGCGTCACGCCGATCGGCGTTCCGCTAAGCGGCGCCGTTACCGGCCCCGACGGCCGCTGGTCGATTCCCGGCTTTCCCGAGGGCAACGCCTATATCTTTATCTTTGACAATCTGCCGGGGTACGGCGTGGATGCCTACTGGGTCGGCGGTCCGAGCCTGGATCCGGGTTTAACAAGGTCGGATGTCGAGTTCGCCGTGCAGCTCCCGACGGCGGCCGAGGATTTTGAAAGCGGCGGCGGGGGTTTTTACAACGAATCTATCTGGGAGTACGGCACGCCGCTCGCCGGTGGGCCATCCGCCGGATTCAGCGGCCAGAACTGCTGGGGCGTTGGGATGACCGGCGATTATGGGGATGATATCATCGGCGTTCTGGAAAGCCCGGCTTATGATTTTTCGGATGAAACGGAACTGCGCCTGTCATTTCATTATTGGTGTGAAACCGAATCGGGATTCGACGGCGCGAACCTCCAGATCCTGGATCTCGGCTCCCTTGAATGGACCACGCTGACGCCCTCCGGCGGTTACCCCTCCATCTCCCTGAGCGGTATTGGATATGATCCGGGCTGGTCGGGTTCGACCGGCGGGTGGACCGGCGCCGTCTTCGACCTCAGCGCTTACATTTCCGACACTGTTAAATTCCGGATTCAGTTCGGTTCCGACGGCGGTGTGAACGGCCTCGGATTCTGGATCGATGAGATCGCTTTCGATACCGGGGACCATATTTCCGGCGCGCTGGAGGGGGACCTGTCGGTTGTCGCCGGAATCATCGGCCTGGCGCCGAATCCGTCGCTCGGGGCGGTTCAGGTCGCCCTCGCCATGCCCTCCACGGGTTCCGCGGATGTGGCGGTCTATGACGCGGGCGGGCGATGCCTGCGCCACTTGTACAACGGCCGGCTTCCTGTGGGGACGACGCGGCTCAATTGGGACGGCGCCGATCATAACGGCCGCCCTGTTTCCAGCGGCGTCTACTTCATCAGGATGGAAACCGAAGATCAGAGCTGGGCCCGGCGGGTGGTGCTGGCGCGACGGCGGTAATTTATGTAAACATCCCGGGATTCCGCCTGAAAGGTTGCTGGAGTAAAGGCCTGAGATTCTGTTGTTTCTTCCTCTGGCCGCATCGATCCCCCTCGGTTATAATCACAAAGTGCAGATCACCATGTAGTGAAGTGGCCGTATACAGCGCGATTGTTTAGAACGCCAATTAATGGTTCCCCTGGAGACCTCGAGCGGATGACGGCGCGTTCTTATTCCATCCACCCGAGGAGGGGTTTTCATGTGGCGCAGGACTTTAATTTCTTGTCTATCTCTTTATTTCTTGGTGCATTCTGGTTGCGGCGGCAGAGAAAAACTAACCAGCGACGATGGCTCCGGTGATCCGGCACTCCCCGAATGGGTCTACGGTGAAAGCCAGGTCTATGATGCGCCGGCCGCGCCCGGCGGGCGGATTTTGGATCCGCTGAGCGGTCAAACCTTCCGGTTCCCGGCGGGCGGAAGCGGTCTACTCACCGTTTTACAATTAGAGTCGGGGCCCCGGACAGCGTCGGACGAGGGGGCTTTTGAGATTACATACGAGGGATCGGGGTCTCTTGAACTTCTCATCGATCATGACCCCGAGGATGTCGATTTTCTCGTGGGGTACCTCCCCTTGGACTACGCCGTACAAGAGGGGGAGGAACTCGACACGTCGGGCTGGCTGCCGCTTGGAAGCACGGCGGGCCAGGGCGACACTCTTGTCTTTGAACTGCCCGTGGGCGCAAAAATGACGGGCTCGATGTCACTCCCCTGGTCTTGAGTGAAAAAGTTTAAGCCGGTTCGCTACAAAAAGGGGACCGCGCAGGCCGACCTTTACGCTCAGATCGAGCAAAATGTCCGGGAGGCCGCGACGACTCTTATCAACGCCATTCCCGAATCGCGCCGCTTGCAGGTACAACAGGATATCAACGGCTCGCTCTCGCCGGTTCTTTACGTCCCCCAAAACCGCAGCGCCTATTTGTTTAAGTCGATGCCGAAGTATGTGCCCTATTGGGATTCTTTCGGCGTTATCTCTCAGTGCGCGATTGTCATACCCGATGACGCCACCGGCAGTGTGGCCCATGAAGTCGGTCATTACTTTCACCATGTCCTTCTGGGGAACAGCGGCTATCTGAATTTCTTTCGGAATGTCCGTCCCAACGGCCATCATGTGGGGATGGCGGGGGCGCTGAACGAGCTGATCGAAGAGCCGGCCTATCTCGCGGAGTACTATCTCAAGGGGAGCGTCGGCGGGCTGGGGCCTGAGAAGGGGACCTTTCTCACCAACGGCGGCGGGGGATCGATCTCGCCGATGACGGTTGATTATCGCGATCTCGAGGGGATGACGATGGTTCTCTTCGCATCGATCCTTCGGGAGGATACCGAGATTCGCAACTATGCCAATGAGCTTGTGACCGTGCCGGTGGTGGAGGGTTCGCGCGAGCAGTTGTGGCGGGATTGCTATGAGATCGTCGCCTCAGGGACATCCGGCGTTTTGACGGCGCGTGACAAGATCGAGACATTGCTTCAGAACTCCGGCCAGGCCGCCAAACTCCCGGCCATGCTGCAGGCGATCGGCTGGAGTCATCATGTGGTCTGCCGCTTTGTGGATGGCGATGGGAATCCGTTATCCGGCGTGACGGCTCGCGCCGTGAGCAAGGTCGGAACGTCGGAATACCGCCTGCCCGCGCGATCACGGGAGAGCGATGACACCGGGACATACGGCCTGAGCGAGTTTTTCCCAGGCGCAAGCATCCTGCGTGTCTATTATGACGGCGATTCAAGCGATGTTCCAAGGACAATTCCATGGACCACGCCGACGAATCAGCAGGTCGATCTTGGCGATATCGGTGTTGTCAGCAATGAGCTGCTGAACAAATTGCACCAAACCACACGAATTGATTTCGGACTGAATGCGCCCCACACCTTTAGTGACGGGCAGAACTGGGACGGGCACTTTGAGATCCTTGTCTGGCCCCTTGTATGGACAGGCACCTCCTTTACCGCCCGACATGAAGTGGATGATGTTAGCGGCCATTATTTGATGACGGCGAACGGCAATGTAAGCGCGGATGGTAGGATTCTCAATGTCGAATATTCCGCCGATTTTTCCCAAGACCAAACCGGGGGGATTCACACTGAAACTCACAGGAGAGTGAATGTGGCCGGGTTGCCTTATACTGAAGATTACATTGGTGGTGGGAACCGGGTTGTAAAGTATGTGAAAACCGGTGAGGAGGCGGAGCAGTATGTCGTCGCGATGGAGTCGACTTTTACGCAAACCGATGCGGGTGGGAGCGTGATAGATTTTTATGAGTATGTTTCGACAAATTGGGCCGCGGCGACAACCGATCTTGATTTAACATTCAGGCAGTAGTGGAGGATGAGGGTCATGCGGGGAACGGCTGCATTTGCCACGGTCTGTGTTGTTGCCTTTTGTTTTGTTGGCTGCGGTGAGCGAGAAAGATTAACCTCCGACGGCTCCGGGGATCCGACACTCCCCGAATGGGTCTATGGCGAAAGCCAGGTCTACGATGCGCCGGCCATGCCGGACGGCCGGATTGTGGATCCGCTGACCGGTCAAACCTTCCGGTTCCCGGCGGGCGGAAGCGGTCTGCTCACCGTTTTACAATTAGAGTCGGGACCCCACACAGCGTCGGACGAAGGGGCTTTCGAGGTATCCTATGAGGGATCGGGGTCTCTTGAGCTTCTCATCGATCATGATCCCGA from Candidatus Eisenbacteria bacterium harbors:
- a CDS encoding carboxypeptidase regulatory-like domain-containing protein, with product MTRHRLMAILPIFSLIAAIGLAPVWGNDLNLNELRYQTPAPTGRIIIKFAEGSGLAVENGLLRPDAPDAPRVAALLRRAAAAFRLERHFSRDAAALDAERRAGQGRVGSRLPNLNRYARLTPLIPSDFSSREALLGILKALWADPAIETAFLEPRAVPAALGFDAFAGTFDAGAAFAGRLQERSPDYTPQQGYLDPAPDGVDAEGVWATAGGRGQSVKVLDIEGAWLWDHEDLPAPFFTAGGAIEDEGWRNHGTAVAGEIRAIGNLYGVTGISHEVQIGGVSIAELGTADAINTAAANLDPGDIFLIELHAPGPNATGQGQFGYVCMEFWQDVFDAILVASANGRICCEAAGNGQQDFDDAVYMGLFDRNVRDSGAIICGASNGGALEPAGFTNYGARVDLHGWGYSVCTTGYGNLQGGDEIEWYTDTFSGTSSASPIVTGSVASLQGMVKAAFGIPLNARLARDILVATGTPQEGTDHIGPRPNLTAAWAEAQNGIGAVAGTVTDAASGLPIPDVTVTALETGAFAVTGAGGVYSLPFQSGTYTLLFTSFFYASATEPVIITTGNTSIVDVALTAAPTIEIGGVVYADDAYTELENVRVTPIGVPLSGAVTGPDGRWSIPGFPEGNAYIFIFDNLPGYGVDAYWVGGPSLDPGLTRSDVEFAVQLPTAAEDFESGGGGFYNESIWEYGTPLAGGPSAGFSGQNCWGVGMTGDYGDDIIGVLESPAYDFSDETELRLSFHYWCETESGFDGANLQILDLGSLEWTTLTPSGGYPSISLSGIGYDPGWSGSTGGWTGAVFDLSAYISDTVKFRIQFGSDGGVNGLGFWIDEIAFDTGDHISGALEGDLSVVAGIIGLAPNPSLGAVQVALAMPSTGSADVAVYDAGGRCLRHLYNGRLPVGTTRLNWDGADHNGRPVSSGVYFIRMETEDQSWARRVVLARRR